One segment of Tamlana crocina DNA contains the following:
- a CDS encoding glutaminyl-peptide cyclotransferase, with translation MIRFKYLTIIFLSVLTFGCGSNTGNKKSDFSITTNAKKGNISDSETLKFTLENKKEHQIDSVIYSVDNKKIAPNLALNDFKLGEHTITANVYYNGDKQSTVSSQITILSSQTPKIYKFKIINEYPHDITSYTQGIEFYNDTLYESTGQYKESKLRKVDYKTGEVLKNINLADEYFGEGLTILNNKVFQLTWREGAGFVYDVNTFEKLENFKYGNSKEGWGLCNDNDIIYKSDGSEKIWSLNPETLVEEDYIQVCTNKGKIVGINELEWVNGKIYANRYQKNGVAIINPKNGAVEGVIDFTPLKNKVTQHQGLDVLNGIAYNPKTKTIFVTGKRWDKLFEVEIVEQ, from the coding sequence ATGATAAGATTCAAATATCTCACAATCATATTTTTAAGCGTGCTAACTTTTGGTTGCGGCTCTAACACCGGAAATAAAAAAAGTGATTTTAGTATCACCACCAACGCTAAAAAGGGTAATATTTCAGATTCTGAAACCCTAAAATTCACTTTAGAAAACAAAAAAGAACACCAAATCGATTCGGTTATCTATTCCGTTGATAATAAAAAGATAGCCCCTAACCTAGCTTTAAATGACTTCAAACTGGGTGAACATACCATCACTGCCAACGTATACTATAACGGTGATAAACAATCAACGGTATCATCACAAATTACCATTTTGAGTAGCCAAACACCTAAAATTTACAAGTTCAAAATTATAAACGAGTACCCTCACGATATTACCTCTTACACTCAGGGCATCGAATTTTATAACGATACGCTTTATGAAAGTACTGGCCAATACAAAGAATCTAAACTTCGGAAAGTAGATTACAAAACGGGTGAAGTGCTTAAAAACATCAACTTGGCCGATGAGTATTTTGGTGAAGGGCTCACTATTTTAAACAACAAGGTTTTTCAGCTTACATGGCGAGAAGGTGCCGGCTTTGTTTACGACGTTAACACCTTTGAAAAATTGGAAAATTTTAAATACGGAAACAGCAAGGAAGGCTGGGGACTTTGTAACGATAACGACATTATTTACAAAAGTGATGGCTCGGAAAAAATCTGGTCGCTAAACCCTGAAACTTTGGTGGAGGAAGATTACATTCAAGTATGTACCAACAAAGGAAAAATTGTGGGCATTAACGAACTGGAATGGGTCAACGGAAAAATTTATGCCAACCGCTACCAAAAAAACGGGGTGGCCATCATCAACCCTAAAAATGGGGCAGTTGAAGGTGTCATTGATTTTACACCTCTAAAAAACAAAGTAACCCAACACCAAGGTTTGGATGTACTTAATGGTATTGCTTACAACCCAAAGACCAAAACCATTTTTGTTACCGGAAAGCGATGGGATAAATTATTTGAAGTTGAAATTGTCGAACAATAA
- a CDS encoding cytochrome ubiquinol oxidase subunit I, whose amino-acid sequence MDNLDAARLQMAFTLIFHIVFACIGMVMPFFMVIAHKKWLNTRNPIYLKLTKSWQKGVAIFFVTGAVSGTALSFELGLLWPEFMKYAGPIIGMPFSLEGAAFFVEAIALGFYLYGWDKIPEKFHWFTGVIVGLSGVASGILVVSANGWMNAPSGFDYIDGQFLNIDPVEAFFNPAWFTQALHMTLAAFTATGFAVAGIHAYQIYKQRQVELHKKAFKIAITFGAVAAILQPISGDLSAKDIAKRQPVKLAAMEAHYETQKGAPLYIGGIVDAENKTVSHKIEIPKALSFLAFGDFDAEVKGLNDFPDDVKPNVPMVHYAFQIMVSIGTLLMVVGGLFFISLKRKSWWNKNWYWLLFAILAPFGFIALEAGWIVTEVGRQPWIIHNVMRTKDAVTPMPGMIYSFYFYLFLYGILTIAVTWLMARQIKSLNTSKTA is encoded by the coding sequence ATGGATAATTTAGATGCCGCAAGATTGCAAATGGCATTTACCCTCATTTTTCACATTGTATTTGCTTGTATTGGTATGGTTATGCCGTTTTTTATGGTTATTGCACATAAAAAATGGCTCAACACCAGAAATCCCATCTACCTAAAACTCACAAAATCGTGGCAAAAAGGGGTTGCGATTTTCTTTGTTACAGGAGCTGTTTCCGGAACGGCACTCTCTTTTGAACTGGGTTTACTCTGGCCCGAATTTATGAAATATGCCGGCCCCATTATTGGCATGCCCTTTTCGTTGGAAGGCGCGGCCTTTTTTGTGGAAGCTATTGCCCTCGGGTTTTATCTCTACGGATGGGATAAAATCCCAGAAAAATTCCATTGGTTTACAGGTGTTATTGTGGGCCTCTCGGGAGTGGCTTCCGGTATTTTGGTAGTTTCGGCCAATGGTTGGATGAACGCGCCATCAGGTTTCGATTATATCGATGGGCAATTTCTAAACATAGACCCTGTCGAGGCCTTTTTCAACCCTGCTTGGTTCACACAAGCCTTGCACATGACTTTGGCCGCTTTTACGGCTACTGGTTTTGCCGTGGCCGGAATTCACGCCTATCAAATTTACAAGCAACGACAAGTTGAATTACATAAAAAAGCCTTTAAAATAGCCATTACCTTTGGTGCTGTTGCCGCTATTTTACAACCTATAAGCGGTGACCTTTCAGCTAAAGACATTGCCAAGAGGCAACCCGTAAAACTCGCGGCTATGGAAGCTCATTACGAAACGCAAAAAGGAGCACCTTTGTACATTGGCGGTATTGTGGATGCAGAAAACAAAACCGTTTCGCATAAAATTGAAATTCCAAAAGCGCTATCTTTTTTAGCCTTTGGCGATTTTGATGCCGAAGTAAAAGGCCTCAACGATTTTCCCGATGATGTAAAGCCCAATGTACCCATGGTACATTATGCCTTTCAAATTATGGTGAGCATCGGTACTTTGCTTATGGTTGTTGGTGGTTTATTTTTCATTAGTTTAAAAAGAAAATCGTGGTGGAATAAAAATTGGTACTGGCTATTATTTGCCATACTCGCTCCATTTGGATTCATTGCTTTGGAAGCCGGATGGATTGTTACTGAAGTGGGCCGCCAACCATGGATAATCCACAATGTGATGCGCACCAAAGATGCCGTTACCCCAATGCCAGGAATGATTTACAGTTTTTACTTTTACCTTTTCCTTTACGGTATACTTACTATTGCCGTAACTTGGTTGATGGCGCGCCAAATCAAATCGTTAAACACTTCAAAAACTGCTTAA
- a CDS encoding cytochrome d ubiquinol oxidase subunit II, with protein sequence MLYVVLFFLLVSLLLYVILAGADFGAGIVELFSSEQNQKITKKTVYSVMGPVWEANHIWIIILVVVLWVGFPEFYNVLVVYLHIPLTLVLLGITMRGVAFVFRHYDAYKDKSQIVYDWMFRISSFVTPIFLGMTAGAMISGELIITENYTDYSFAELFVNPWLNGFSILVGLFFAALCAFLTSILLIGETNETNRPIYVKKSRIANITVIVLGFIVLSYGMIFEIKFVTDFLKNPYTIGLVALSGVLIFPLMKSIRNARQIVSRALAGIQVILIILAALNTHYPNLIIASNTEMSIIETAATDSTINVLGISLIIGGLIILPGVFHLFKSFKMIKILE encoded by the coding sequence ATGCTATACGTCGTTCTCTTTTTCTTATTGGTGTCTCTGCTACTTTACGTGATATTGGCTGGAGCAGATTTTGGAGCAGGCATTGTTGAATTGTTTTCTTCAGAACAAAACCAAAAAATCACCAAAAAAACAGTCTACAGCGTTATGGGCCCCGTTTGGGAAGCAAACCACATTTGGATCATCATTTTAGTGGTTGTGCTTTGGGTGGGGTTTCCGGAGTTTTACAATGTTTTGGTCGTGTATTTGCACATACCGCTCACTCTGGTTTTACTGGGAATAACTATGCGTGGCGTGGCGTTTGTATTCAGGCATTATGATGCTTACAAAGATAAATCTCAGATTGTATATGACTGGATGTTCCGGATTTCCAGTTTTGTGACCCCTATTTTTTTGGGAATGACCGCTGGTGCTATGATTTCCGGCGAATTGATTATCACTGAAAACTACACCGATTACTCGTTTGCTGAACTTTTTGTAAATCCGTGGTTAAACGGGTTTTCCATTTTGGTGGGACTCTTTTTTGCTGCCCTATGCGCTTTCCTCACGTCAATTTTACTTATTGGTGAAACCAACGAAACCAATCGACCTATCTATGTTAAAAAATCAAGAATAGCCAATATTACAGTTATTGTTTTAGGCTTTATCGTGCTTAGCTACGGAATGATTTTTGAAATTAAATTCGTCACCGATTTTTTGAAAAACCCATACACTATCGGTCTTGTGGCGCTATCGGGAGTTTTAATTTTCCCACTGATGAAAAGTATAAGAAACGCTAGGCAAATAGTAAGTAGAGCCTTGGCTGGAATTCAAGTTATTCTCATTATTTTGGCTGCACTGAATACCCATTACCCTAATTTAATTATTGCTTCGAACACCGAAATGAGCATTATTGAAACTGCTGCTACCGATAGCACAATAAATGTTTTGGGCATTTCATTAATCATTGGCGGACTCATCATTCTCCCCGGTGTATTCCACCTTTTCAAATCGTTTAAAATGATTAAAATTTTAGAGTAA
- a CDS encoding TonB-dependent receptor yields the protein MQLFKKRFQRSKSTVLFTLFLFSISILSAHEISGTVVSKEKGLPIQGVGVYNKTNGAYTYTNISGYFELDDVALNDEIFFYSLGYENTSIVITEVQLSTKIIVALKESPASLDQVLIVSKPNVLSTFLDVDLKTNPVKSSQEILRKVPGLMIGQHAGGGKAEQIFLRGFDIDHGTDIAINVDGMPVNMVSHAHGQGYSDMHFIIPETIDNIDFAKGSYYANKGNFNTAGYVDIGTKKAIKDNLVSVEAGQFSTLRALVMTKILEEEHSSAYVASELMLSDGVFESPQNFNRLNVMGRYHFNNHQDQELNLSVSHFQSKWDASGQIPVRAVEQGLIGRFGAIDDTEGGNTSRSNIWVNHSKQLDAHSKIKTNAYVSKYDFELFSNFTFFLEDPVNGDQIHQKENRTIIGATSVYDHAIHLKNSNSHLRYELGTGFRYDDVNDVQLSKTLNRQTVLERLALGNVDELNAFAFASLNYKTGNWTLNPGVRLDYFKFDYENLLTEAYDNKSENKTKVSPKLNVIYAASPKLQLFAKTGLGYHSNDTRVVVANGGEKILPTSFGSDLGVIYKPQNRLVFNAALWNLFLQQEFVYVGDAGIVEPSGKTERYGVDFGVRYQLNDWLFFNTDLNYTYARSSEDPDGENYIPLAPDFTSTGGLSIKDWKNFSGGINYRYIKDRPANEDNSIVAEGYFVTDLNLNYTLNNWTFGLIVENLFDTEWNEAQFATESRLFNEPDSVEEIHFTPGSPFFLRGKVSVRF from the coding sequence ATGCAACTATTCAAAAAGAGATTTCAAAGGTCAAAGAGTACTGTCCTTTTTACCTTGTTTTTATTTTCTATTTCAATTTTAAGTGCCCACGAAATTAGCGGCACAGTCGTTTCAAAAGAAAAAGGATTACCCATTCAGGGCGTTGGTGTTTATAACAAAACCAATGGCGCCTATACCTATACCAATATTTCTGGCTATTTTGAGTTGGATGATGTGGCATTAAATGACGAAATCTTTTTTTACAGTTTGGGTTACGAAAACACTTCGATTGTAATCACCGAAGTTCAGCTTTCAACAAAAATTATAGTAGCATTGAAAGAATCGCCCGCATCATTAGATCAGGTTTTAATCGTGTCGAAGCCCAATGTACTGAGTACCTTTTTGGATGTTGATCTAAAAACCAACCCGGTTAAATCTTCACAGGAAATACTTCGAAAAGTTCCTGGTTTAATGATTGGCCAGCATGCCGGCGGCGGAAAGGCCGAGCAGATATTTTTGCGTGGTTTTGATATTGACCATGGTACCGACATTGCCATAAATGTGGATGGCATGCCCGTAAACATGGTATCGCATGCACACGGACAAGGCTATTCCGATATGCATTTTATCATCCCCGAAACGATTGATAATATCGATTTTGCCAAAGGAAGCTATTACGCCAATAAGGGCAATTTCAACACGGCTGGCTATGTGGATATTGGCACAAAAAAAGCAATTAAAGATAATTTGGTATCGGTGGAAGCTGGGCAGTTTAGTACCTTGAGGGCATTGGTTATGACAAAAATTTTAGAGGAAGAACATAGCAGTGCCTATGTAGCTTCAGAATTGATGCTGTCTGATGGCGTGTTTGAGTCGCCACAAAATTTCAACCGATTGAATGTTATGGGGCGTTATCATTTCAACAACCACCAAGACCAAGAGTTGAATTTGTCGGTGTCACATTTTCAAAGTAAATGGGATGCTTCGGGGCAAATTCCCGTTAGGGCTGTTGAGCAGGGTTTGATTGGCCGTTTTGGAGCGATTGACGATACCGAGGGCGGCAATACCAGCCGAAGCAATATTTGGGTAAACCACTCGAAGCAGTTGGATGCACATTCTAAAATTAAGACCAACGCTTATGTGTCTAAATACGATTTTGAACTGTTTTCAAACTTCACATTTTTCTTGGAAGACCCTGTAAATGGCGATCAAATCCATCAAAAGGAAAATAGAACTATTATTGGGGCTACGTCGGTTTACGACCATGCTATTCATTTAAAAAATAGCAATTCGCATTTAAGATATGAATTGGGAACAGGATTTAGGTACGACGATGTTAACGATGTACAATTATCGAAAACATTGAACCGACAAACCGTTTTAGAGCGATTGGCTTTAGGGAATGTGGATGAGTTGAACGCTTTTGCATTTGCTAGTTTAAATTATAAAACAGGAAATTGGACGCTGAATCCGGGCGTAAGGCTTGATTATTTTAAGTTCGATTACGAAAACTTACTCACCGAAGCCTACGACAACAAAAGTGAAAATAAAACGAAGGTGAGCCCGAAATTAAATGTTATTTATGCCGCTTCGCCAAAGTTGCAATTATTCGCTAAAACAGGATTGGGTTACCATTCCAACGATACTAGGGTGGTAGTGGCCAATGGTGGCGAGAAGATTTTACCAACCTCTTTTGGAAGTGATTTAGGGGTGATTTATAAACCGCAAAACCGATTGGTGTTTAATGCAGCGCTTTGGAACTTATTCTTGCAACAGGAATTCGTTTACGTTGGCGATGCCGGAATTGTGGAGCCCAGCGGAAAAACCGAACGTTATGGTGTTGATTTTGGAGTGCGTTATCAACTTAATGATTGGCTGTTTTTCAACACCGATTTGAATTATACCTATGCCCGAAGCAGTGAAGATCCAGATGGTGAAAATTATATTCCTTTGGCACCAGATTTTACGTCAACTGGTGGATTGAGTATCAAAGACTGGAAAAACTTTTCCGGAGGGATCAATTACAGATATATTAAAGACCGTCCGGCCAATGAAGATAATTCCATTGTAGCCGAAGGTTATTTCGTTACCGATTTGAATTTGAATTATACACTTAATAATTGGACGTTCGGATTGATTGTTGAAAACCTTTTTGATACCGAATGGAACGAAGCACAATTTGCTACGGAAAGTAGATTGTTTAACGAGCCCGATTCTGTTGAGGAAATCCACTTTACACCAGGTTCGCCGTTCTTTTTAAGAGGGAAAGTTTCGGTTAGGTTTTAA
- a CDS encoding type IX secretion system membrane protein PorP/SprF produces the protein MKKLTLTIYVLLLALTTSFGQELNLPVFTQYLADNNFVVSPTYAGIGDNVKLRANGLTQWVGIKGAPDNQSFYGDVRIAERTGVGLSLYNDRNGNTIQTGAKFSFAHHLILDYYSKMYLSLGISYNLNNFRIDTSNFISYNDQGVPIDFDASVTDERRTTNHNFDVGALFRLKGYFLSFNVNNLLDKDFDQDLRKLEPSLLLNYQFYTGYTFRGPKKSGLEFEPSMFMQMFSSDKRSSTDVNFKFRKYNRYEDYYWAGISYRFLNDQFFKPLNVGPMVGFKKSIFYFGYAYQITTNDLSGYNSGTHVVTIGLDFLQGISNCPCTQDPVHH, from the coding sequence ATGAAAAAATTAACCTTAACCATATACGTTCTGCTTTTGGCCTTGACCACCAGTTTTGGCCAGGAGCTAAACCTGCCGGTGTTTACCCAATATCTGGCCGACAATAATTTTGTGGTATCGCCCACTTATGCCGGTATCGGCGATAACGTTAAGCTACGGGCCAACGGACTCACACAGTGGGTAGGCATAAAGGGCGCACCAGACAACCAATCGTTTTATGGCGACGTTAGGATTGCAGAACGTACCGGTGTGGGGCTTTCCCTTTACAACGACCGCAATGGGAACACCATCCAGACGGGTGCTAAATTTTCGTTCGCGCACCACCTCATTTTGGATTATTATTCGAAGATGTACCTTTCCTTGGGGATTTCTTACAATCTTAACAATTTTAGGATAGACACAAGTAATTTTATTTCATATAATGATCAAGGTGTACCTATTGATTTTGATGCATCTGTAACCGATGAAAGAAGAACAACCAACCACAATTTCGATGTAGGTGCACTGTTCAGGCTGAAGGGCTACTTTTTGAGCTTTAATGTTAACAATCTACTAGACAAAGACTTTGATCAAGACTTAAGAAAACTAGAGCCCAGCCTGCTGTTGAACTACCAGTTTTATACGGGCTATACCTTTAGGGGGCCAAAGAAGAGCGGATTGGAGTTTGAGCCCAGCATGTTCATGCAAATGTTCAGCAGCGACAAGCGCTCCAGTACCGATGTCAATTTTAAGTTCAGGAAGTACAACCGCTACGAAGATTATTATTGGGCGGGCATATCGTACCGTTTCTTGAACGACCAGTTTTTCAAACCGTTGAATGTTGGCCCCATGGTGGGTTTCAAAAAGTCGATTTTCTATTTTGGCTACGCCTACCAGATTACCACCAACGACCTTTCGGGCTACAACTCCGGTACCCACGTGGTGACCATCGGGCTGGACTTCCTGCAGGGCATCAGCAACTGCCCCTGTACCCAGGACCCCGTGCACCATTGA